The following are from one region of the Mycolicibacterium helvum genome:
- a CDS encoding non-ribosomal peptide synthetase: MGIRSTTPESVRDEVAELLGVAPSAVDTEADLIASGLDSIRMMSLSGRWRKQGIRIGFAELAADPTVAAWTDLVAQRQPPAEPTPGVPHEIEEYAGDPDAPFPLAPIQHAMWVGRHGEQQLGGVAAHLYVEFDGIGVNPERLRTAATKLAARHPMLRQEILPDGTQRISDRELPVKLHDLRELDSHAAAERLEQIRHEKSHQLLEEEVFEISLSLLAGGRTRLHVDMDMQAADAVSYRNLMADLAALYRGVELPELGYTYREYRARLTETTPPPSAEDIQWWAQRVPDLPEPPALPVVPRSDQRDPRRSVRLWHIFDVPTRDALFAAAHRRGITPAMAVCASYANVLAHWSANRRFLLNLPMFGREPYHSDVEKLVGDFTSSLMLDIDLAGTDNAESRSRAVQEVLHATACHSAVSGLDVLRDVGRHRGTQTLATIVYTSALGLGDLFAGDVTDQFGAPVWTISQGPQVLLDAQATPLANGLMINWDVRVEAFPPGVPEAMFAYHIAELKRLADDDFAWDATDPPALAAQSRAVRDAANAVVVPASGDSLIDGFFRNARSRPDATAVISGGATLTYGELDRRVRAVAAALQTSGIGRGDIVALLGPKNFEQIPALLAILATGAAYLPVGIDQPADRAARILETGGVKFVLTTGSDLPDTSLPALTVAGAERLGTPADFNPVQIAADDLAYVLFTSGSTGEPKGVELTHDAVMNTLEYLYRHFDIGPSDRALALSHLESDMSVPDVFGTLRAGGALVVVDEEDRRDPDTWARLIQQHSVTVVNFLPGWLEMLLEVGGDLSALRVVLAGGDVIRPELVQALRRRSPGVRFAGLGGATETAVHGTLFEVVGDPPSQWPSIPYGVPFPNNMCRVVDPTGEDCPDWVAGELWFGGRGLAKGYRGRPDLTAQRFVEYQGHTWYRTGDAARYWPDGTIEFLGRLDHRVKISGYRIELGEVEAALLRIEGVSAAVAAVVHVDGRELLGALVCTTGPAADRGDISIQLAELLPPHMIPAILMTTERIPLTIGGKIDRRAAAQRLAAAWLPASDEYRSPSTHLEKALAGLMAEVLGTTEVGADQDFFSLGGDSVMATTLVARIRNWLDTDTVMVADVFATRTVERLAQQLSEREAGSDRLESVAELYLEIAGMDSAEVMSELERSSG; this comes from the coding sequence GTGGGTATCCGCTCAACGACGCCGGAGAGCGTCCGAGACGAGGTTGCCGAACTGCTCGGAGTGGCCCCTTCCGCCGTGGACACCGAGGCTGACTTGATCGCGTCGGGGCTGGATTCGATTCGGATGATGTCGTTGTCGGGACGGTGGCGCAAGCAAGGCATCCGCATCGGCTTTGCCGAATTGGCGGCCGACCCCACCGTGGCCGCATGGACCGATCTCGTCGCACAACGCCAGCCCCCCGCCGAACCGACACCGGGGGTCCCCCACGAGATCGAGGAGTACGCCGGGGATCCCGACGCACCGTTCCCGCTCGCTCCGATCCAGCATGCGATGTGGGTGGGTCGGCACGGCGAACAACAACTCGGCGGTGTCGCGGCGCACCTCTACGTCGAGTTCGACGGTATCGGTGTCAATCCCGAGCGGTTACGCACTGCTGCAACGAAACTCGCCGCTCGCCACCCGATGCTGCGTCAGGAGATCCTTCCCGACGGCACTCAGCGGATTAGCGACCGAGAGCTGCCGGTAAAGCTCCACGACCTCCGTGAACTCGACTCACACGCCGCCGCGGAGCGCCTGGAACAGATCCGCCACGAAAAGTCGCACCAGCTGCTCGAGGAGGAAGTGTTCGAGATTTCGCTGTCGCTGCTCGCCGGCGGCCGTACCCGCCTGCACGTCGATATGGACATGCAGGCTGCCGACGCGGTCAGCTATCGCAATCTGATGGCGGACCTTGCCGCCCTCTATCGCGGCGTCGAACTGCCCGAGCTGGGTTACACCTATCGCGAATACCGTGCGCGACTGACCGAAACGACTCCGCCACCCTCAGCGGAAGACATCCAGTGGTGGGCGCAGCGAGTTCCCGACCTCCCGGAACCACCTGCGCTGCCCGTGGTTCCCCGCTCCGACCAACGCGACCCGCGCCGCAGTGTCCGGCTCTGGCACATATTCGACGTACCGACCCGTGACGCGCTGTTCGCAGCCGCGCACCGTCGCGGAATCACTCCGGCGATGGCAGTGTGCGCCTCCTACGCCAATGTCCTGGCGCATTGGTCGGCAAACCGGCGATTTCTGTTGAACCTGCCGATGTTCGGGCGGGAGCCCTACCACTCCGACGTCGAGAAGTTGGTCGGCGACTTCACCTCGTCGTTGATGCTCGACATAGATTTGGCCGGCACCGACAACGCCGAGTCGCGGTCGAGAGCGGTGCAGGAGGTACTGCATGCGACGGCCTGCCATTCGGCGGTCTCGGGTCTGGACGTTCTGCGCGATGTCGGCCGCCACCGAGGCACTCAGACGCTGGCAACGATCGTCTACACCAGCGCCCTAGGGCTGGGTGACCTATTCGCGGGTGACGTCACCGATCAGTTCGGCGCGCCGGTGTGGACGATATCGCAAGGGCCGCAGGTGCTGCTCGACGCGCAGGCGACACCTCTCGCCAACGGCCTGATGATCAACTGGGACGTCCGCGTGGAGGCATTTCCGCCGGGAGTTCCCGAAGCGATGTTCGCCTATCATATCGCTGAGCTGAAACGGCTGGCCGACGATGATTTCGCTTGGGATGCAACAGATCCGCCCGCACTGGCGGCTCAGAGTCGCGCCGTCCGAGACGCCGCCAACGCCGTCGTCGTCCCGGCGAGCGGAGACAGTCTGATCGACGGCTTCTTCCGTAACGCACGGAGTCGGCCCGACGCCACGGCCGTGATCAGCGGCGGTGCCACACTCACCTACGGCGAATTGGATCGCAGAGTGCGGGCGGTCGCCGCGGCGCTGCAAACGAGTGGTATCGGCCGCGGGGATATCGTCGCGCTACTGGGACCCAAGAACTTTGAACAGATCCCCGCACTACTGGCGATCCTGGCGACCGGCGCGGCATACCTCCCGGTGGGCATTGACCAGCCGGCAGATCGCGCAGCACGCATCCTTGAGACCGGCGGTGTGAAGTTCGTCCTCACAACGGGTTCCGATCTACCGGACACATCGTTACCCGCCCTCACGGTCGCCGGAGCCGAGAGGCTGGGTACGCCGGCTGATTTCAATCCTGTCCAGATCGCTGCCGACGACCTGGCCTACGTGCTGTTCACGTCCGGCTCGACTGGGGAGCCCAAGGGGGTGGAACTCACTCACGACGCGGTGATGAACACCCTCGAATACCTCTACCGGCACTTCGATATCGGCCCCAGCGACCGTGCGCTCGCGCTGTCGCACCTCGAGTCCGACATGTCCGTGCCCGATGTGTTCGGCACGCTTCGGGCCGGCGGCGCGCTCGTCGTGGTCGATGAGGAGGATCGGCGCGACCCGGACACGTGGGCACGGCTGATCCAGCAACATAGCGTCACGGTGGTCAACTTCCTGCCCGGCTGGCTGGAGATGCTCCTCGAGGTGGGCGGCGATCTCTCCGCGCTGCGGGTGGTGCTTGCCGGCGGGGACGTGATTCGGCCCGAACTGGTTCAGGCCCTGCGGCGACGGTCCCCGGGCGTCCGCTTCGCCGGCCTCGGGGGTGCCACCGAAACCGCGGTTCACGGAACCCTTTTCGAGGTCGTTGGGGACCCACCATCGCAATGGCCGTCGATCCCCTACGGAGTGCCCTTTCCGAACAACATGTGCCGCGTGGTGGACCCCACCGGAGAGGACTGCCCGGACTGGGTGGCCGGCGAACTGTGGTTCGGCGGGCGCGGCCTCGCGAAAGGTTATCGCGGCCGGCCTGACCTGACCGCGCAGAGGTTCGTCGAGTACCAGGGCCACACCTGGTACCGCACCGGCGATGCCGCGCGATACTGGCCGGACGGAACGATCGAGTTCCTCGGCCGCCTTGACCACAGAGTCAAGATCAGCGGGTACCGGATAGAGCTCGGCGAAGTCGAAGCCGCGCTCCTGCGCATCGAGGGTGTCAGCGCGGCCGTTGCCGCGGTCGTGCACGTGGATGGTCGCGAGCTACTCGGCGCGCTGGTGTGCACCACTGGCCCCGCGGCAGACCGCGGCGATATCTCCATACAGCTGGCCGAATTACTGCCCCCACATATGATTCCGGCGATACTCATGACCACTGAGCGCATCCCACTGACGATCGGCGGCAAGATCGACCGCCGAGCCGCAGCACAGCGTCTGGCTGCGGCGTGGCTGCCCGCATCGGACGAATACCGCTCGCCGTCAACTCATCTCGAGAAGGCGCTCGCCGGACTGATGGCCGAAGTGCTCGGCACCACCGAGGTCGGTGCCGACCAGGATTTCTTCTCACTTGGCGGTGATTCGGTGATGGCAACCACTCTCGTGGCCCGTATCAGGAATTGGCTTGATACCGACACGGTCATGGTGGCCGACGTCTTCGCGA